The genomic stretch GTTCATTTTGAAGGCAAGCATGTTTCTTCTCAAGGGGGAGAGCTTATCTTCCCACCTGTTCAACAACCAACACCACCTGTTTACTTTGGTGGATCCTCAGAAGCAGGGCAGAATGTGGCAGCAGAACATTCTGATGTGTACCTAACATGGGGAGAACCACCAGAACAAGTAAAGGAGAAGATAAAAAGCGTTCGCGAAAAAGCGGCTAAGGAAGGTCGAACAGTAAAGTTTGGTATTCGTCTTCACGTCATTGTACGTGAAACAAATGAAGAAGCATGGGCTACTGCTAATAAGCTTATTTCATATTTAGATGATGAGATTATTGAGCAAGCACAGCAACGGTTAAGTCGCCATGATTCCACAGGTCAAAATCGAATGGCTGATCTCCATAAGAAAGGAAAAGAAGCTGACTTAGAAATTAGTCCGAACTTATGGGCTGGAATTGGTCTCGTACGCGGGGGAGCGGGTACCGCTCTTGTTGGAGATGCTGAGACAGTTGCTGCAAGAATTAGAGAGTACCAAGAAATAGGAATTGAAAGCTTTATTTTCTCGGGGTATCCGCATTTAGAAGAATCTTATCGTTTTGCAGAGCTTGTTTTTCCACTCTTATCTTTCGGAATTGGCGAAGATATTGGACGTTCACGTGGAAACATTGGCGAAGCAATTGGAAATGATATTTTAGCGAAAGATATTAAAAAGCAGTTGATTTAAAAATTAATGATCAACAAAGTGCCTGAATAATTAAATTCAGGCGCTTTTTTAAAAGGAGAGAAAGAAGATGAATATTGATCACATAGAAGCTTTTATTTACGCGGTGCATCTAAACAGTATTCATAAAGCAGCGGATGCTTTATTTCTATCACAACCAACGGTAACGGCCCGAATAAAGACACTAGAGCGTGAACTTGGGCAAGCATTATTTAAACGAAGTGGAAGAGGAATTAAACTAACAGAAAAAGGGCGAGAATTTTTTTCGTATGCTGAACAAATTGTGCAAACATATGAAAAAGCGAAGAAGCAGCTTAGTAAAGAACTTATCCAAAAGGAAATAGTCATAGGAGCTAATCCTATCTCTTCCCAATACTTTATTCCTCATATTTTACCTTTGTGGAAGGAAGCTCTTCCTGATGTCCATTTTACATTTATAACGGCAACAAATGAGATACTTGTGGATCAACTAATTCGGAAAGAGATTCACATTGCCTTCTTAAAAGAAATGAGCCGCGATGCAATTTGTCAAAGTCCTGTACTTGATAATTCCGTTCACCTTGTTTGTCATCCAGATCATCCTTTGGCGAATAAGAAAAATATTAATGTGGGCGATTTATCCGAAGATTCTCTTGTCTTCTTTGAATGTGGTGCTTTTGATTGGAATAGAATTCATAAAATGTTTGAAGCGGCAAATGTTAGTCCTCGTATTGAATTTCGAATTGGTCATTTAGAAGTAGCTAAATCACTTATTCAACATAATAAAGGGATTGGGTTTTTACCTTCCTTATGTATAAAAGAAGAGCTAAAGAAAGGGACACTGGTTACGATTGAAACAGATCATATTTTAAATATAAAACAGCAAGTATATGGGACGTACTATGGAACAAACCCTCCTTATTTATGGGATCACCTTTGGAACGTAATCGAATCTTTTGAAGAAAAAAGCGAGCAAGCAGAAGCTATATAAATGTATTTATTTTTTCTATAAATACAATAAATCTTTCTATCATCAAAAGCATTTATTTTATGAAATGTAGATGATAGGATAAGTGTCAATTAGAAGAAACTTACTATCCTTATAAAAAAAGTTGGGTTAGGGAGATGAAAAGATGGAATACAAAATAAGTTTACTTGACCAAAGCCCTATATACGAAGGGGAAACGGCATTCCACGCTTTACAGAAAACAGTCGAGTTAGCACAAGAAGCAGAAAAATGGGGATATCATCGTTTTTGGGTTTCTGAACATCATAATGCAGAAAAGCTAGCGGGATCTTCACCAGAAGTGCTGATGGCTTACTTATTAGCAAAAACGAATAACATTCGGATTGGATCAGGCGGTGTTATGCTTCAGCATTACAGTCCGTATAAAGTAGCTGAGAACTTCAGTGTTTTATCGGCCTTAGCTCCGAAAAGAGTTGATTTAGGGATTGGCAAAGCCCCTGGTGGCTTACCCTTATCCACAAAAGCTTTACAATTTGGCACAGTGAATGATGGGGGAGATTTTGAAGAACGATTAAGTTTACTTTATGAGCTGTTAGAAAAAGAACTCCCACAAGGTCATCCGCTCGTTGAAGTGAATGTAATGCCAGAACCTCCTGAAAATCCTCGCTATTACTTGTTAGGGGCGAGTGCTAAAAGCGCTGAGATTGCTGCTAAGTTTGGCTGGAACTTTGTTTTTGCTAAATTTATTAATAGCGATTCTACAGCATGGACAGAAGCAGCGGAGGTATACAGAAGCTTATCACCAAACGGACATTTTGCGATGGCCATATCTGTATTTGCTGCAGATCATCAAAAAGAAGCGGAGGAACGTGTGAGCGATCAAACAATTTATAAAGTGGCTTTAGAAAGTGGTCGAATCGTCACCGTTAACTCTTTAGAACAAGCTGAAGGATTTGGACTGCAATCAGGTCAAGCGTACGAGATAAGAAAGCAGAAACTACAAACATTAGCAGGAACGCCTCAATATATTCATAGTGTTCTAAAGTACTATCACGAGCATTATGGTGTAAAAGAATTTATCTTTCATACTCCAATTGAAGACCGTCAAGCGAGAAAGTATTCATTTCACTTATTAAGTGCTGTACATTCTCTCAAAGAAAAGAGGAAAGAAAGTGTCTTCTAAAAAGCAAATAAAGTTTGGCGTTATGCTACATGGTCCAGGGGGACATATGAATGCATGGAAAGATCCATCTGTTCCAGCAGATGCGAGTGTAAATTTAAGCTACTATAAATCAATGATAGAGAAAGCAGAAGAAGCAGGATTCACGTTTGCATTTGTAGCTGACGGTTTATTTATTAATGAAAAATCAATTCCTCATTTTCTGAACCGTTTTGAACCAATTACGATTCTTTCAGCACTTGCAACTGTAACCTCAAAAATTGGCTTAGTTGGCACATTATCAACCTCTTATAGTGAACCATTTACAGTGTCAAGGCAGTTTGCTTCACTAGATAAAATTAGCGGAGGACGTGCTGGCTGGAATGTTGTGACATCTCCGTTAGAAGGGTCTGCTGAAAATTATAATAAAGGAGAGCATCCTTCTCATAAAAAACGTTATGAGATAGCTGATGAATATTTAAAAGTGGTAAAGGGACTTTGGGATTCCTGGGAGGATGATGCTTTTGTAAGGAATCGCGAAACAGGAGAATTTTTTGATCGAAACAAGCTTCATACATTAAATCATGAAGGGAAATTCTTCTCTGTAAAAGGTCCGCTTAATATTGAACGGTCAGAGCAAGGTCAGCCCGTTATTTTTCAAGCAGGAGCTTCTGAAAGAGGAAAGAATTTAGCTGCGAAAGAAGCAGACGCTGTATTTACAAATGCAGGATCTTTAGAAGAGGCACAAGCATATTACCAAGATATAAAAAACAAAGCAAAAACGTTTGGTAGGGATGAAGAAGACATAAAAGTATTTCCCGGTATCCACCCTATTGTTGGAGCTACTGTTGAAGAAGCAGAAGAAAAGTACAAAGAGATTCAAAACCTAGTTTCAATTGAAGAAGCATTAAACTATCTAGGGCGTTTCTTTGATCATTTTGATTTTAGTGTCTATCCATTAGATGAACCATTTCCTGACATCGGAAACATTGGTCAAAATAGCTTTCGTTCTACAACAGATAAAATTAAGCAGCGAGCCCGAGAGAAAAATCAAACATTACGAGAAGTAGCATTGGAAGTAACAACCCCAAAAAGTGCTTTATTTGGAACTTATGAAGAAGTAGCAGAAAAACTAATTGCGTGGGTTGAACAAAGCGGAGCTGATGGTTTTATTTTAGGGTCATCTGTTCTTGCAAGTGGTTTGGACGATTTCACAGAGCGTGTTCTTCCTATTGTAGAAAGCAAGGGATACTATAGTCGTCAATATGAAGGGCATACATTACGAACAAATTTAGGTCTTCCATTTAAGGAAAATCAATATATAAAACAAAAAGTTTAATAAGGGAGGAAATAAGCATGTCAAATTCATTTTCAGTTGTTGTTTGGTCAAAGAAAGGGTGCCATTATTGCACAGAGGTAAAAGAATATTTAAATAACCACAACATAGCTTATCAGGATATTGATGTAACAAATGATGATGACCGTCGTGATATTTTAGATATCAAATATGGAGTGCGTCACGTTCCAGTTGTTGAAATTGGAAAAGGTGAAGTGTATGAAGCTGTTACAAAAGTTGGTATTCAATATGTGCAAGAAGCCATTGATCGTATTAAAAAAGAAAAGGATTCTTTATTGTCTTAAAACCAACTAAATTTATCGATTTAATAGATAAAGGGGGAAATGTGATGGAAGATGTTATTCGCCTTGCAGAAACTGAAGATGTAGATCAAGTCCATGCTCTAACATTACAAGCTTACGCACCAATCCGTGAATTGAATATTAAGTTTTCAGCAGCAACAGCTGCTAGAGATCTTGTGGTTGAGAACATAACAAGGAATGCCTCTTATGTACTAGAGAGGGATGGAGAAATTGCGGCAACTGTGACTGTTCAATATCCTTGGACGCACCCAGAGCATATCGTCCCATACCCTTTTATTTGGTGGTTTGCTGTCCATCCAAAGTTTAAACGAAAAGGTGTTGGCTCTAAATTGCTTTCTTATGTAGAAGAGAAAATACTCGGAGAGCAAGCCAAAGCACCGGCTGTTTATTTGGCTACGGCTAAGCGCCACCCGTGGCTTGTGGAAATCTATGAACGACGGGGATATCAAGCTTTTCAAGAAAAAGTGCATGAAGGAGATGATATTGTCTTTCTTCGGAAAGTGCTAAACCCATCCCTTTATAACTTATTAGATCATCATGTAGGAATAGGAGAACAAAGATGAAGAAAAAGGCAGGTCTATTTTTAGCTCTTGTATTTACTTTACTAACAACGGCATGCTCGCAAGTTGAGAAAGTAAGGTCTGATGGAGAAAATAAGGAAAAGGTTCAAAAAATCATTGTTGGAACAGGAACACAGTTTCCAAACGTATGCTTCATCGATGACAATGGGAAACTTACAGGCTATGATGTGGAGCTTGTGCGCGAGATTGATAAAAAACTACCGGAATATGAATTTGAATTTAAAACAATGGATTTTTCTAATCTTTTGTTAAGTTTAGAAACAAATAAGATTGATTTTATTGCGCATCAAATGGAAGTGAACAAAGAGCGTGAGGAAAAGTTTCTTTTTAGCAAGGAGCCTTATAATATTTTCCCGCTACAAGTAGCAGTGAATGAGAAAAATAAAGACATCAAGTCTATTAAAGACTTGAAAGGGAAAAAAGTCATTGTAAGTGCAACAAGTAACTCAGCTGTTTTCATCGAAAAGTACAATAAAGAGCATAATGGAGGAATTAATATCGTTTATTCTGGCCAAGGATCTGACGATACGATTAACCAAATCCGTACAGGGCGTGCAGATGCAACTATTCATACCCCATTTGGAGTGAAATTGCAGAATGAACAGGCTAATGCAGAATTAAAAGTAGTAGGAGATCCTGTTCAAAATTCTAAAGTGTATTTTATGTTACGAAAAGGGGAAACAAAGCTTCAAAAGCGAATTGATGAAGCGGTAGCTGAACTAAAGAAAGAGGGAGAAGTCAGCAAATTAAGCAAGAAATGGCTTGGTGAAGATTATACAGTAGACTTCTAACGAGGAGGAAAGCAAGGTGGGTAAAGCATTTGATTTCACTTTAATTTGGACTTTTCTATCACAGCTTATTCCCTATCTATACGTTACGCTTGAAATCGTAGCCTTTTCAACAATTGCTGGAGTAATAATAGGGGTGGTAGCCGCCATCCCTAGAATTTTTAAGATTCCTTTCCTTTCTCAGCTTGTTGTACTCTATGCTTCCTTTGTGCGAGGAACCCCAATTTTAATTCAGCTGTTTCTAGTATTCTATGGAATTCCGGCTTTCATATTGTTATTTGGATGGGACGTTTCAAAAGTTAATCCGATGTATTTTGTGACGATTACGTACTCTCTTAGCAATGGAGCTGTTTTTTCTGAAATTTTCCGGAGTGCAATTAGAGCTGTTGACAGAGGACAGACAGAAGCTGCTTTATCTATTGGGATGAGCGATACACAAAATTTTATACGAATTGTAATTCCCCAAGCATTAGGAATAGCCCTTCCTAACATGGCAAACACAGTAATTGGATCCTTAAAGGATACATCCCTTGCTTTCACAATTGGTGTAATGGATATGGTTGGACGAGGAGAAGCATTGGTTGCATCTTCTATGCACGCTCTAGAAGTATATATAGCTCTCTCTGTTATCTACTATGGAGTTGTATGGGTGATGGAAAGAGGCTTTCAATTGTTTGAAAAACGAGCAAATCGATATAAACCAAGCGTCATGAAATCAACTTAAAAAGCAGGGAAGGAAGAATAAAATGACAATTGATATCCCGTTTATTTGGACAGCGTTAACGGAAATTATCAAGGCCCTGCCGATTACCTTAATGCTAACCCTTATTCCTTTATGTGCAGGCTTTCTTCTCGGGTTAATTTTAGCTATTATTCGGATTTATAAGGTGAGGATATTAGCACCATTTGCGGAAATGTATGTTTCTTTTTTAAGGGGAACACCTATTATTATGCATGTTATGTTGATTTACTTTGGCCTTCCTCTTCTTATTGATAAAGGGATGAAAGAAATGGACATGCATGTACAAACAAATGCTATTCCTGTTTCTTTATTTGTTCTTTTTGCTTTGTCACTGAGTGCAGGAGCCTATTTATCGGAAACAATCCGATCGGGTATTGTCAGTCTTCCAAAAGGTCAAGTAGAAGCTGCATACGCCACAGGCATGACAACTTTTCAAGTGATGAGATGTATCATCTTACCACAAGCTTTTGCTAGTTCTATTCCTAACTTTACCAATGTTTTTGTTGGCTTTTTGCATACATCATCAATTGCTTTTATCGTTTCTCAAAAAGAGATAACAGGGGCAGCAAATATCGTGGCATCTACAAATTTAAAGTTTCTAGAAGCCTTTATTGCAGCAGGGATGATTTACTGGGGATTAACTATTCTTATAGAAGTGTTATCATCTTGGATTGAACAAAGGGTGTATTCATATGCAAAAGGAGGAGTTCGGTGATTAAATTATCTGGAATTAAAAAATCGTTTGGAGATCAAGAG from Priestia filamentosa encodes the following:
- a CDS encoding LLM class flavin-dependent oxidoreductase, with the protein product MSSKKQIKFGVMLHGPGGHMNAWKDPSVPADASVNLSYYKSMIEKAEEAGFTFAFVADGLFINEKSIPHFLNRFEPITILSALATVTSKIGLVGTLSTSYSEPFTVSRQFASLDKISGGRAGWNVVTSPLEGSAENYNKGEHPSHKKRYEIADEYLKVVKGLWDSWEDDAFVRNRETGEFFDRNKLHTLNHEGKFFSVKGPLNIERSEQGQPVIFQAGASERGKNLAAKEADAVFTNAGSLEEAQAYYQDIKNKAKTFGRDEEDIKVFPGIHPIVGATVEEAEEKYKEIQNLVSIEEALNYLGRFFDHFDFSVYPLDEPFPDIGNIGQNSFRSTTDKIKQRAREKNQTLREVALEVTTPKSALFGTYEEVAEKLIAWVEQSGADGFILGSSVLASGLDDFTERVLPIVESKGYYSRQYEGHTLRTNLGLPFKENQYIKQKV
- a CDS encoding glutaredoxin family protein, which produces MSNSFSVVVWSKKGCHYCTEVKEYLNNHNIAYQDIDVTNDDDRRDILDIKYGVRHVPVVEIGKGEVYEAVTKVGIQYVQEAIDRIKKEKDSLLS
- the ssuD gene encoding FMNH2-dependent alkanesulfonate monooxygenase; translation: MEILWFIPTHGDGRYLGTQVGGREADHTYFRQVAQAADRLGYTGVLIPTGKSCEDPWLTAAALAAETQRLKFLVAVRPGLMLPSVAARMTSTLDRISNGRLLINVVTGGDPVELAGDGVFLSHDERYEATDEFLKVWRSLLKGDKVHFEGKHVSSQGGELIFPPVQQPTPPVYFGGSSEAGQNVAAEHSDVYLTWGEPPEQVKEKIKSVREKAAKEGRTVKFGIRLHVIVRETNEEAWATANKLISYLDDEIIEQAQQRLSRHDSTGQNRMADLHKKGKEADLEISPNLWAGIGLVRGGAGTALVGDAETVAARIREYQEIGIESFIFSGYPHLEESYRFAELVFPLLSFGIGEDIGRSRGNIGEAIGNDILAKDIKKQLI
- a CDS encoding GNAT family N-acetyltransferase; translation: MEDVIRLAETEDVDQVHALTLQAYAPIRELNIKFSAATAARDLVVENITRNASYVLERDGEIAATVTVQYPWTHPEHIVPYPFIWWFAVHPKFKRKGVGSKLLSYVEEKILGEQAKAPAVYLATAKRHPWLVEIYERRGYQAFQEKVHEGDDIVFLRKVLNPSLYNLLDHHVGIGEQR
- a CDS encoding amino acid ABC transporter permease, with the translated sequence MTIDIPFIWTALTEIIKALPITLMLTLIPLCAGFLLGLILAIIRIYKVRILAPFAEMYVSFLRGTPIIMHVMLIYFGLPLLIDKGMKEMDMHVQTNAIPVSLFVLFALSLSAGAYLSETIRSGIVSLPKGQVEAAYATGMTTFQVMRCIILPQAFASSIPNFTNVFVGFLHTSSIAFIVSQKEITGAANIVASTNLKFLEAFIAAGMIYWGLTILIEVLSSWIEQRVYSYAKGGVR
- a CDS encoding amino acid ABC transporter substrate-binding protein, coding for MKKKAGLFLALVFTLLTTACSQVEKVRSDGENKEKVQKIIVGTGTQFPNVCFIDDNGKLTGYDVELVREIDKKLPEYEFEFKTMDFSNLLLSLETNKIDFIAHQMEVNKEREEKFLFSKEPYNIFPLQVAVNEKNKDIKSIKDLKGKKVIVSATSNSAVFIEKYNKEHNGGINIVYSGQGSDDTINQIRTGRADATIHTPFGVKLQNEQANAELKVVGDPVQNSKVYFMLRKGETKLQKRIDEAVAELKKEGEVSKLSKKWLGEDYTVDF
- a CDS encoding LysR family transcriptional regulator is translated as MNIDHIEAFIYAVHLNSIHKAADALFLSQPTVTARIKTLERELGQALFKRSGRGIKLTEKGREFFSYAEQIVQTYEKAKKQLSKELIQKEIVIGANPISSQYFIPHILPLWKEALPDVHFTFITATNEILVDQLIRKEIHIAFLKEMSRDAICQSPVLDNSVHLVCHPDHPLANKKNINVGDLSEDSLVFFECGAFDWNRIHKMFEAANVSPRIEFRIGHLEVAKSLIQHNKGIGFLPSLCIKEELKKGTLVTIETDHILNIKQQVYGTYYGTNPPYLWDHLWNVIESFEEKSEQAEAI
- a CDS encoding MsnO8 family LLM class oxidoreductase, with product MEYKISLLDQSPIYEGETAFHALQKTVELAQEAEKWGYHRFWVSEHHNAEKLAGSSPEVLMAYLLAKTNNIRIGSGGVMLQHYSPYKVAENFSVLSALAPKRVDLGIGKAPGGLPLSTKALQFGTVNDGGDFEERLSLLYELLEKELPQGHPLVEVNVMPEPPENPRYYLLGASAKSAEIAAKFGWNFVFAKFINSDSTAWTEAAEVYRSLSPNGHFAMAISVFAADHQKEAEERVSDQTIYKVALESGRIVTVNSLEQAEGFGLQSGQAYEIRKQKLQTLAGTPQYIHSVLKYYHEHYGVKEFIFHTPIEDRQARKYSFHLLSAVHSLKEKRKESVF
- a CDS encoding amino acid ABC transporter permease, giving the protein MGKAFDFTLIWTFLSQLIPYLYVTLEIVAFSTIAGVIIGVVAAIPRIFKIPFLSQLVVLYASFVRGTPILIQLFLVFYGIPAFILLFGWDVSKVNPMYFVTITYSLSNGAVFSEIFRSAIRAVDRGQTEAALSIGMSDTQNFIRIVIPQALGIALPNMANTVIGSLKDTSLAFTIGVMDMVGRGEALVASSMHALEVYIALSVIYYGVVWVMERGFQLFEKRANRYKPSVMKST